CGGCATTTGCACCACTTTGAACTGGTGCTTGGCCTGGTCATCTTTCCAGATGGCACGTGCAGCTTTCTCAGCATGGCCCTGCATCGATGTAATCGACTGAAACAGCGGGTCATCGGTTTCTACCCGGAAACCATTAAACGTCGAGATACCGTAATAGCGCAGTTTTTTATCCTTCACAGCCTGTTCCAGCACCATGAATACTTTTTCCAGCTTGCGGTTCAGCTGATCCTTGCCGATGGTCGGGATATGCACTTCCGGCTGGTCAATCAGGAATGCATCCAGCGTTTCCACCCCCATCAACTGGCGCGACAATTCCAGCTGAAAACCGATATATTCCGGGCTGATACAGTGCGCCTGGGTCAGGTCTTCCACTCGCCCCAGACCTTTGTCGACCACCTCGGTTTTGAACCATGCCGCCAGATCATCCGGACGGCCATCACGAAAACTCAGAAAGCCACCCTTGGACACCAGAAACATCTGCTCGCGCTTTACGCCCGCTTCAATGGCACGACGTACGCCTGCGCCTACCGCGGCAGCAGAACGGCCATAACGATAATGTGCGCCGGTATCGATCACGTTAAGGCCATGCGTCAGCGCCTCAGTCACAATATCGGCATACTGCGCATCAACCTCATCGACCGGTGCGCCGGGGAAAGTACCCAGCCCGATCGATGACAGTTGCAGATGCACATTGAGAAAATCACTGTAATGTCCGGCAGCACAGTCTTTGCCGAAACTGGTGACATATTGTTTGGTCGCCATCATCGTGCAATGGCCGGGAATCAGAGTCGTAGTCATGGAGTGTGTAAAAAAGGATGTTGTTGAATAGATAAAATCAGGTCGGCGATTTCAGGTCGGACGGACATATCGGTCAGCGCATCAACACGCGAGCTGAATAACTGTTCGAAATGTGGCTCGTCCTCGTCCATATCCCAGTCGACAGCGCGTAATGCAGCGGTAGCAACTGGCGGCAAAGTCTCAGGCAATTCACGCCCGGACAACAGCGCCCATAAACCTGCCCACGCACGCGCCAGAACCAATGGATGATACCCGCCTCCGCCAGTAACTAGCAAGCGTGGCGTGCCATCCGCATGTTGCGGACAGGTTTCGAGTATGGTTTGTGCAGTCGCCAGAAACCCTTGCGTGGATATGCCGAGCTTGCCCAGCGGGTCAGCAAAAATCATGTCCGTACCGGCCTGCAGCACGATAGCATCCGGCTGGAACTTGTCCAACACCGGCTGCCACACCGCATCAAACAGCAAGCGGTATTCAGCGTCATGAGTACCCTTGGGTAATGGTACATTCAGGCTGGTATTGCCGGCTGAAGCGGTATCGCTCAGCTGCCCACCCTGGAACGGATAGGCGTAGCGGCTATCCATGTGCAGCGACAGCGTGAATACTTCAGGGTCATGCACAAATGCCGCCTCTACCCCGTCACCGTGGTGGGCGTCGATATCCACATACAGCACCCGCCAGCCTTCACGACGCAGGCGCAATATGCCCAGCACCGGGTCATTGAAATAGCAGAAACCATGGGCCTGATCCGGCCGCGCATGATGCATGCCACCTGCCGGATTAAAAGCGATGCGACCGCGTATCACTTCCTCGGCAGCCTGGATCGATGCTCCAGTGGCTGTAGCCGGTATGGTAAAAAACTGTGGGAAATACGGATTTTCCAGCGTGCCCAACTGGTGACGCTGACGTACCGGATTACTCACCCGGCCCAGTGCCTCGGCACGCTTGAATGCTGACACATATTCCGGCGTATGAAACCACTCCAGTTCAAAATCAGCCGCTTTGCGCGCCAGCATGAATTCAGCCTCGGTCATCGCACCATAGGCTTCGATCAGATCGGTCGCCAGCGACACCCGTGGAATTGCCAACGGATGATTGCTGCCGTAAGCCTTGCGCCGGGATTTCGGGCCACCAATATAAGTGGCGTTACGAGTAGGTTGCGGATTGCTCATGCACGCGCACTCAGTATGCACACTGCCTCGGCGGCAATGCCTTCACCGCGACCGGTAAAGCCCAGTTTTTCCGTGGTGGTCGCTTTCACGTTCACCGCGCTCACTGCCACGCCAAGATCCTCTGCAATATTGGCTTGCATGGTAGCGATATGCGGCGCCATTTTCGGCGCTTGCGCAATGATAGTACTGTCCAGATTACCCAGCTGATAGCCTTGCGCAGCAATCAGGTTGCCAACTTCGCGCAGCAGCCGGCGGCTGTCAATGCCATGATAACGCGCATCGGTATCCGGGAAATGCCGGCCGATGTCGCCCAGTCCGGCCGCGCCTAGTAAAGCATCGCAAATCGCGTGCAACAGCACATCGGCATCGGAATGCCCGGCCAGACCCAGTTCATACGGGATAGTGACCCCCCCAATGACGAGCTTGCGCTCTGTGGCAAAGGCATGCACATCAAATCCGTGACCGATACGTATAGTGCTCATGTTCCTGTTCTCTCTAAAATCAACCGCGCCATCATCAAATCATTCGGGTAAGTTACTTTGAAATTACTGCTGTCAGCCGCCACCAATAATGGCGCATGGCCCAGCGCTTCTATCGCGCTGGCTTCATCGGTAGGTACAAAGCCATTATCCTGATGCAGCGCCTGTTGCAGCATGGCATGGCGGAACATCTGCGGCGTCTGCGCTTGCCACAAGCTTTCACGCGGCTCCGTTGCGCTCACATGCTGGCCTGCGGCCCGCTTCAAGGTGTCGGCAACCGGAATCGCCAGCAAGCCGCCCACCTCAGTCTCGCCCACTTCCGTAATTAATTTTGCGATCATCGCCATCGTCAGGCACGGCCTGGCTGCATCATGCACCAGCACCCAGTCCTGCGCCTCGACTGGCATCGCCGCCAGACCATTGCTCACGCTATCTGCACGGGTAGGGCCACCACAGCGCAGCACCTGCAATTTGTCGCCAAATTCTGACCAGTCATAGTCATTCCACCAGCTATCCGTGTCAGCCAACACCACATACACGCGCGCCAGCAGCGGCGATGACGCCATGGTACGCACTGCGTAGTAGATCATCGGATGGCCGGCGATATCCAGATACTGTTTGGGCAAGTCCACGCCCATGCGTGACCCGGTGCCCGCTGCGGGGATAAGCCCGTAGTATTGACTCATAAACACTTGGCTTTCAAAAATTCATAGACTAGCTGCGGCTGGTTCAAATCCAGACAGGGTAACTCCGTCTGCACCGCCGAGTCGGTCACCACGGCAATTATCGCATTATCAGCGCCATGCAGGACAGGCTTACCCAACGCAGCACGATACACTTCCAGTTTGGGCACATCGGCAAATTTGCAACCTTCAATCAGCACCACATCGCATGGAGCCAACTTACTCAGCAGCGTTGCCAAATCAGGCTCAGGCGCCTCACCCAATTCATGCAGCAGCGCCCAGCGCCGACCCGATGCCAGCAACACCTCAGTGGCACCGGCCTCACGGTGACGCCAGCTATCCTTGCCCGGATGATCGAGATCGAAATCATGATGGGTGTGTTTGATCGTCGCCACGCGTATGCCATCTGCCACAAACAAGGCAATTAACTGCTCGATTAACGTGGTTTTTCCGCTACCGCTCCAGCCTGCGAAGCCGAATACCTGCATCAGATTTTCCCCTGCATAATTTGCGATGGCCTTTGATTAAAAGTTCAAAAAGGGTTATATTCCAAATAGCTTAACGCCCCCTTTATTTTACACCATGCCCACCCCCCCAGGTTTATCCGATTCATTCGGTCGTCGCATCGAATACTTACGCCTCTCCGTCACGGATCGCTGCGACTTGCGCTGCACTTACTGCATGCCCGAAGATTTTCGCGGCTTTGAGGAGCCTGCTGACTGGCTGACATTCGATGAAGTCGAACGCCTGCTGGGTGCCTTCGCCCGACTGGGCCTGCAACGTATCCGCATGACCGGCGGCGAGCCACTGTTACGCCGCCACCTGCCGCAACTGGCGCAACGCATCGCCGCCCTGCCCGGCATCAATGATCTGTCGCTCTCCACCAATGCTACCCAGCTGGATAAGCACGCCGTAGCGCTAAAAGCGGCCGGCGTATCCCGGCTCAATGTCAGTCTGGACTCCCTGCGTGCAGAACGCATCCAGGCCATCACTGGCCGCGATGCGCTGCCTGATATTCTGGCGGGCCTGCAACACGCCAAACAGGCCGGCTTCGCCCCCATCAAAATCAACATGGTCGCGATGAAAGGCACCAATGATGATGAAATCGACGACATGGTGGCGTTCTGCATAGAACAAGGCTTTACCCTGCGCCTGATCGAAACCATGCCGATTGGTGATACTGGCCGCAATAGCGCCTATCTCGACTTGCAGCCGGTCAAAGCACGCCTTGCCCAACAGTTCGGCCTGATCGACGCCACCTTCCACGGCGCCGGCCCGGCGCGCTATCTGGCGACACCCGACGGTGCCTTCTCGGTAGGCTTCATCACCCCCATCTCGCAACACTTCTGCGAGACCTGCAACCGCGTCAGACTATCGGTAGATGGCACGCTGTACTTGTGCCTGGGACAGGAAGATAAATTTGAATTTCGCCCGCTATTACGCGGCGGCGTGACTGACAGCGAACTCGAAGATGCGATTCGACTGGCACTCACCCACAAACCGGAACGCCATGAATTCCGCGAGCAGCCCAACAAGATCATGCGCTTTATGTCGATGACCGGTGGCTGAAAAGCCTGGTCCACGAAAGACACGAAAAGCACGAAAAAAACTCAACAACGACAAAGCATGACTGTAGTGGTCAACTAATTTCAGACACCGCACTAGGTTGTTTAGCTGCCATTTCCTGCTCATAGTGAATCGGTGAGGTGTAACCCAACGTGGAGTGCAATCGCAGGCAGTTATAAAAGCCAACGATATAGTCCACGATGTCCTTGGTTGCCTCCATCTGATTTGCATAATCCCTTTGCCAGACTCGCTCCATCTTCAAGTTCAAGAAGAAGCGTTCCATGGCTGCATTGTCCCAACAATTGCCCCTACGACTCACACTGCAAATCAAACCATGTTGTTGTAATAACGCTTGATACTCACCGCTGGCATATTGACTGCCTCGGTCTGAATGCATGATGACACCTGGTTCTGGTTGGCGTGAAGCGATAGCCATGCGTAATGCACGACACACCAATTCTGCTGGCATGGTCGGTGCCATTGCCCAGCCGATGATGCGCCGTGAATACAAGTCCATCACCACGGCCAGATACAACCAGCCCGTACGGGTACGGATATAGGTAATGTCCGATGCCCAGGCGCGATTGGGTGCGCTGGGATTAAACTCACGGTTCAGCAAGTTATCTGCCACAGGCAGGTTGTGTTTGCTGTCTGTGGTGTTGACGAACTTGCGCTTCCAGATGGGTTTGATGTTCAGATCACGCATGATACGGCGTGCTTTATAGCGTCCTATGTGGATAGATTTGGCACGCAATGCGGCCACTAATCGACAACTGCCGTAACATTTACCAGTGGCATTAAAAGCGGCTTGCAGGTGTGTGCTGGTAGCGCATACCTGGGCAGCTTTGCTGCGGTGTTTGGCAGCATAGTAACCCGCACGACTGATGTCGAGCAGGTCACAGAGTTGAGTGACGGTTGCCTTGCTTTGCCAGTGATTCACCAGTTGGTGGCTCATTTCAACTCGCGGGCAAAGAAGGCTGACACTTTTTTTAATAGTTCGTTATCCGATTTCAAGCGACGATTCTCTTGTTCCAGCTGGCGGATACGTTGTTGTTCAGCGGTCAGGGGCTAGCCTATACCTGGTTGCCCTAGCCGTTCTGCCTGATATTGCTCTACCCAGCGCCTGACGGCCGTTTCGCCTACGCTCATATCTTTGACGACTTGCGATACCGTTAAGCCTTGGTCTACGACCATTTTGGCTATCTCTAACTTAAACGCTGCGTCGTATTTTGCTCTTTGTCCTGTCATTGCAATTTCCTCTCAGTAGGTGAATTATCCACCTAGTGAGGTGTCTTTTATTATTAGACCACTACAGACCGCCACACCAAAAAAATAACGCGCTTGCGCGTAACTCCACGCTTTTACCCCCTTCTGCATCGCTTCGGCTGGGCTGTTCAGGCGGGAGGGGTAGGCGAGCACTGTTTGAGCTCCGCAGCAGCTTGCGGGGTGTGCAAGCTGTCAGGGCGAGTTGCGCAGCCCCCGTCTGAACGGTTCAGACGAAGGTACCCCGCAGGGGCAAGGCGGCAGGGTGCCGTTCTCTTTGGTTACTTTCTCTTGGGCAAGTAACTTGCCGCCGTGCAACCCCGACCTACCATCGCAAGAGACATGCTATAAAGCTAGACCCGACCCCGTGCTTTCCGCACACCAAACAAAAAAGCCACGCGCTTGCGCGTAACTTCGCGCTCTTAACGCTTTTACCCCCTTCTGCATCGCTTCGGCTGGGCTGTTCAGGCGGGTGGGGTAGGCGAGCACTGTTTGAGCTCCGCAACAGCTTGCGGGGTGTGCAAGCTGTCAGGGCGAGTTGCGCAGCCCCCGTCTGAACGGTTCAGACGAAGGTACCCCGCAGGGGCGAGGCTGTAGGGTGCCATTCTCTTTGGTTACTTTCTCTTGGGCAAGCAAGAGAAAGTGACTTGCCGCCGGGCAACCCCGGCCTGGCATCGCAAGAGACATGCTATAAAGCTAGACCCGACCCCATGCTTTCATGAGGGGTAATGGGCGACCCCATTTTTTCTCTAATTACACATTTACTCGATATCTCATGAGGAGGGAAGCAAACGCTCATACTCATTTTTGACCACCCCGTAGCATTCGCATACTTTTGTTTCAAGTTTGGAGCGCTTTAACACTTTAATAAGGCCACGAGAGTACGTGATTACGCCTTCTTTTTGTAATTTTCCAGCGGCTTCCGTTATGCTCTCACGACGCACACCCAGCAAACTCGCAATCAACTCTTGCGTAATCACCAACTTATTTTCATGCAACCTATCTAAGCTCATTAACAGCCAGCGGCAAAGTTGCTGATCTAGCGAGTGGTGTTGATTGCACACTGCAGTTTGAGATGTCTGACTGATCAATGCCTGGGTATAAAGCAATGCCAGGTGTTGTAATTGTCCCCCAAGGGCAAATTCTCGCTTCATGATTTTCCGGCTAAGACGATATGCGTAACCAGCACTCTGTACCACTGTGCTACTCGGCATACTTTCACCCCCCATGAAAATGGAAATGCCAACCATACCCTCATTACCAACCAGGGCAATTTCGCTTGATGCCCCATTTTCCAGCTCGTAAATCAGTGAAACTATGCCAGATACTGGGAAGTGCAGAAAATTTACGTGATCACCAGACTCAGACATCGTCCACCCCAACGGCATCTCAATGAGTTTTAATTCAGGTAACAGACGCTCATAGTCCTGCGCGTGTAAAGCAGCAAGTATTCGGTTTTGCTTTGGGGTGTGAAGTGGCTCTTGCTCTATCTTTGACATGCTTTAATTTCCTGAAATACCATAATCCAATCCACTCTATAGGTCAGAGTTTAATTGACGTCTTGTACATGATTTATAATTCAGCATGCACATAACAATGGCTACCCCAGTGTGGGATGACCATCCCACACTGAAAGTGATATACGTGCGCTGACCGTGGTGATGGGTAAATACCCATATTCGTTTCGATGCACTTTTCGGCTGAAGATTGGTTCCTGCATGAGCGATTATACATGACAATGCTGTGGGTAAACTTGACACTCCAACAAGGCTCCATCGTCAATCGAAATCCCATTCATCACCTGACACTTGCCTAATTCAGATATCGCATTTGCGCTGCAAAGTATCAAACAAATTGCCCCGCCACCCACCCCGACGACCACGCCCACTGGAAGTTATACCCGCCTAACCAGCCAGTCACATCCACCACTTCACCGATAAAATACAGCCCCGGCACCGCTTTGGCTTCCATGGTCTTGGAGGACAGAGCACGGGTATCTACCCCGCCCAGCGTAACTTCGGCCTTGGCGTAACCCAGCGTCCCGGCTGGCATCAGTTCCCATGACTCCAGCGCCGCCTGCATCGCGGCAATATCGCGGTTGCTGTGTTCGACCAGCGGCTTGTCCCAATGCTGCAGCGCACACCATTCCTGTGCGAAGCGCTTGGGCAGATGTTCACTAAGCACCGTAGCCAAAGTCGCTTTGCTGTGACGATGTGAATTCAGCCACTCGCCGACATCGAGATTGGGCAGCAGGTTAATGCTGACCGGCTGCTTTTTGCCGCTTTTGTAACTCTGGTTCTGCCAGTAACTGGATATCTGCAGGACCGCAGGACCGGACAGGCCGCGATGGGTAATCAGCATGGACTCGCGGAAGCTCGGCTTCTGCCCGGCACAATGACTGACTACGTCCAGCGAGGCACCGGCCAGGCTCTGTAGTGGCGCCAGCGTTTCCGGTGCCAGTGCCAGTGGCACCAGTGCCGGCTGCGGCGCAATAATAGGCACGCCAAATTGTTCAGCAAGCTGGTAGCCGAACGGGGTAGCGCCTAATTGTGGTATCGCCAGACCGCCGCTGGCAATGACCAGCGACTGGCAGGTAAATTGACCTTCTTCGGTACTCACGCTAAAACCGCCTTCAGCTGATTTGGTAACGCCCAGCACCTTACATGGTTGCGCCCATTGCACAGCGCCGTGATCGCACTCCGCCCGCAGCATGGCGATGATCTGCTGCGCGGAGTCATCGCAAAACAACTGCCCCAGTGTTTTCTCGTGATAGGCAATGTGATAGCGCTCGACCAGCTTGATGAAATCGAACTGGCTGAATTGCGCCAGCGCCGAGCGCGCAAAATGCGGGTTCTGCGACAGGAAATTGTCGGCGCTGATATCGCGATTGGTGAAGTTACACCGCCCGCCGCCGGAGATGCGGATACGCTCGCCGATTTTGGCAGCATGATCGATCAGCAACACCCGCCGCCCACGCTGACCGGCCTGTGCGGCACACATCATTCCGGCTGCACCGGCGCCAATTACAATTACTTCATAATTCATTATATTTTTTCGCGCTGCCGCGTACCTTATCCGCCGGGTATTTCACGGCATTTTTCTCTATTTTTTTATCCACGGCCTCAAGCAAGTCCACCTTGAGCTGATCGGCAATACGAATCAGGTAAATCTGGATATCTGCCAGCTCGTCACTGACCTGCGCCAGTTTTTCCGGCGCAAGCGTTTGCGATTGCGCTTCGGTTAGCCACTGAAAATGCTCGACCAGCTCGGCGGCTTCTACAATCAGCGCCATCGCCAGGTTTTTGGGAGAATGATATTGCTGCCAGTCGCGCTCATCGGCGAACTGGCGAATACGTAATTTAAGTTGATCCAGGTCTGACATAGCTATTCCGGCACAGTTAGATAGTGCCTATTTTCGCGCATAAATCCTAATTCACATAACGATTGATTAAAAACACTCACTGCGCTTAATTTACGTTGCACTACGAACTTTTAAATCCTATTACGGTCAAACTTTAGCAGTCGCGTTTCACAAACCTTCACAAGACGACACGTCATCGGGTTAGCAATTTGTCATTCATTCGTCTTGTCACTCGTTTATTCACAAACTTGGAGATTAGGAGGCAATTATGCAACTGATTCATACCCCCCACCTGCCACAACCCGCTGCTTTCGAGCCATCAAGACGCAGAGCGTTTGACCATATCCTGCCGGCTTTTGGCATGTTCGCTATGTATGTTTTACCGTTTTCGGCTATTGCGCCATTCATGTTGTACTACGCAGGCACCCATCACCATATTGTTTTGCTCTCAACGCTAGACTCAAATCAGCTTGCATTTATCAGCGCCGTTTTTTTCGTCACCGAACTCGTGATGACTTTTGTCATGGCTGCCTGCATACAATGGCTGGGCAACGCAGTTTCTAAGATCGCGCAGACGCGCTATGACATACCAGATCTGACTGACGCCAGCATACCGCTACGCAAGCATAAAATTAATTTCCATGAGGCTTATACCCTGGCCGCGCTTGCGCCCACCCCGCTCTGGGTGGCTTCACTCGCTTTGTTCAGTCCGAATTTTGCTGTCGTGGCTATCTTCGGCATGATCGGATTGAGCCTGTCCATGTACATACTCTACGCTGCTACCCCTACGATACTTAAAATCGAACATTCGGGTGAAAGCGCGCTGATGGGCTGGGTATTTTTGTCCATAGGCATGGTTGGCTGGGCCGCAATGATGTACCTGACCTTCATCACCTGGGCTCACATTACCAGTTAATGTAGCAGCAACCGGCTAAACAGCAACATCTGAAAGCGAATGCCAGATGTTGCTGTTTTTATTAGAGACCGGTTTCGGAAAACGCCGCAATATCCCCTGGCTTGCGCAACATTTTGTCCACTTCACCAGCGTGCAGTTCTTCCATAGAAATCAATTCCCTGGCGTACTCTTCCAGCATAACCGAACGATCTCTGGTCAGCTCAAGCAACTGCCTGTACTGTGCCAGGGCACCACGCTCATGCTCCAGTGACTCATGCAGGATATCAGCAATGTTGTGTTTATGCGTTTCCAGCAACGGGCCTATCGCCAGTGAAGGATGCCCACCGAGATGAGTCACCAGCTCACCGGCGCGCTGAGCGTGTATCAAACTCTCATCAGCCTGGCCACGCAGCCAGCTCACAATCGGGATGCGGTTGTATCCATAAATCAGCAATGAGTAATGCGTATAACGCACCACGCCGGCCAACTCCAGTTCCAGTATCTTATTAAGCACACTGATCACTGCCTGTTTATCTAACTGCTCCACTTTCTGTTCCACTTTAATCGCAGCGGCTTTTTCCGACTTCTTCATAGCTAATCTCCTTAATTAAAATTTAACTGCTGCATACAAACTACTCTGCTATCCACGGTCGCCATCCATAATTATGAGGATTCCATGTATGTGAAATATTGCCCCTACCGCGCCAGGCAGTACCATGTTAGGTTTCAGCAACATGCATTCCAGCACCACCCGATGCCGGTGCAGCGTGTGAAACACCATCTCCAGCACCTCTTCCGTCACGCTGGCAAAGCGCGCCCCCATTTCTTGATACCCGGCCA
The Sulfuriferula thiophila DNA segment above includes these coding regions:
- the mobB gene encoding molybdopterin-guanine dinucleotide biosynthesis protein B, which codes for MANYAGENLMQVFGFAGWSGSGKTTLIEQLIALFVADGIRVATIKHTHHDFDLDHPGKDSWRHREAGATEVLLASGRRWALLHELGEAPEPDLATLLSKLAPCDVVLIEGCKFADVPKLEVYRAALGKPVLHGADNAIIAVVTDSAVQTELPCLDLNQPQLVYEFLKAKCL
- a CDS encoding Crp/Fnr family transcriptional regulator; this encodes MSKIEQEPLHTPKQNRILAALHAQDYERLLPELKLIEMPLGWTMSESGDHVNFLHFPVSGIVSLIYELENGASSEIALVGNEGMVGISIFMGGESMPSSTVVQSAGYAYRLSRKIMKREFALGGQLQHLALLYTQALISQTSQTAVCNQHHSLDQQLCRWLLMSLDRLHENKLVITQELIASLLGVRRESITEAAGKLQKEGVITYSRGLIKVLKRSKLETKVCECYGVVKNEYERLLPSS
- a CDS encoding acetoin utilization protein AcuC — translated: MSNPQPTRNATYIGGPKSRRKAYGSNHPLAIPRVSLATDLIEAYGAMTEAEFMLARKAADFELEWFHTPEYVSAFKRAEALGRVSNPVRQRHQLGTLENPYFPQFFTIPATATGASIQAAEEVIRGRIAFNPAGGMHHARPDQAHGFCYFNDPVLGILRLRREGWRVLYVDIDAHHGDGVEAAFVHDPEVFTLSLHMDSRYAYPFQGGQLSDTASAGNTSLNVPLPKGTHDAEYRLLFDAVWQPVLDKFQPDAIVLQAGTDMIFADPLGKLGISTQGFLATAQTILETCPQHADGTPRLLVTGGGGYHPLVLARAWAGLWALLSGRELPETLPPVATAALRAVDWDMDEDEPHFEQLFSSRVDALTDMSVRPEIADLILSIQQHPFLHTP
- a CDS encoding NAD(P)/FAD-dependent oxidoreductase, coding for MNYEVIVIGAGAAGMMCAAQAGQRGRRVLLIDHAAKIGERIRISGGGRCNFTNRDISADNFLSQNPHFARSALAQFSQFDFIKLVERYHIAYHEKTLGQLFCDDSAQQIIAMLRAECDHGAVQWAQPCKVLGVTKSAEGGFSVSTEEGQFTCQSLVIASGGLAIPQLGATPFGYQLAEQFGVPIIAPQPALVPLALAPETLAPLQSLAGASLDVVSHCAGQKPSFRESMLITHRGLSGPAVLQISSYWQNQSYKSGKKQPVSINLLPNLDVGEWLNSHRHSKATLATVLSEHLPKRFAQEWCALQHWDKPLVEHSNRDIAAMQAALESWELMPAGTLGYAKAEVTLGGVDTRALSSKTMEAKAVPGLYFIGEVVDVTGWLGGYNFQWAWSSGWVAGQFV
- a CDS encoding ferritin-like domain-containing protein; the protein is MKKSEKAAAIKVEQKVEQLDKQAVISVLNKILELELAGVVRYTHYSLLIYGYNRIPIVSWLRGQADESLIHAQRAGELVTHLGGHPSLAIGPLLETHKHNIADILHESLEHERGALAQYRQLLELTRDRSVMLEEYARELISMEELHAGEVDKMLRKPGDIAAFSETGL
- a CDS encoding Yip1 family protein — protein: MQLIHTPHLPQPAAFEPSRRRAFDHILPAFGMFAMYVLPFSAIAPFMLYYAGTHHHIVLLSTLDSNQLAFISAVFFVTELVMTFVMAACIQWLGNAVSKIAQTRYDIPDLTDASIPLRKHKINFHEAYTLAALAPTPLWVASLALFSPNFAVVAIFGMIGLSLSMYILYAATPTILKIEHSGESALMGWVFLSIGMVGWAAMMYLTFITWAHITS
- the moaA gene encoding GTP 3',8-cyclase MoaA produces the protein MPTPPGLSDSFGRRIEYLRLSVTDRCDLRCTYCMPEDFRGFEEPADWLTFDEVERLLGAFARLGLQRIRMTGGEPLLRRHLPQLAQRIAALPGINDLSLSTNATQLDKHAVALKAAGVSRLNVSLDSLRAERIQAITGRDALPDILAGLQHAKQAGFAPIKINMVAMKGTNDDEIDDMVAFCIEQGFTLRLIETMPIGDTGRNSAYLDLQPVKARLAQQFGLIDATFHGAGPARYLATPDGAFSVGFITPISQHFCETCNRVRLSVDGTLYLCLGQEDKFEFRPLLRGGVTDSELEDAIRLALTHKPERHEFREQPNKIMRFMSMTGG
- a CDS encoding nucleotide pyrophosphohydrolase is translated as MSDLDQLKLRIRQFADERDWQQYHSPKNLAMALIVEAAELVEHFQWLTEAQSQTLAPEKLAQVSDELADIQIYLIRIADQLKVDLLEAVDKKIEKNAVKYPADKVRGSAKKYNEL
- a CDS encoding class I fructose-bisphosphate aldolase — encoded protein: MGARFASVTEEVLEMVFHTLHRHRVVLECMLLKPNMVLPGAVGAIFHIHGILIIMDGDRG
- the ispD gene encoding 2-C-methyl-D-erythritol 4-phosphate cytidylyltransferase, giving the protein MSQYYGLIPAAGTGSRMGVDLPKQYLDIAGHPMIYYAVRTMASSPLLARVYVVLADTDSWWNDYDWSEFGDKLQVLRCGGPTRADSVSNGLAAMPVEAQDWVLVHDAARPCLTMAMIAKLITEVGETEVGGLLAIPVADTLKRAAGQHVSATEPRESLWQAQTPQMFRHAMLQQALHQDNGFVPTDEASAIEALGHAPLLVAADSSNFKVTYPNDLMMARLILERTGT
- the ispF gene encoding 2-C-methyl-D-erythritol 2,4-cyclodiphosphate synthase, encoding MSTIRIGHGFDVHAFATERKLVIGGVTIPYELGLAGHSDADVLLHAICDALLGAAGLGDIGRHFPDTDARYHGIDSRRLLREVGNLIAAQGYQLGNLDSTIIAQAPKMAPHIATMQANIAEDLGVAVSAVNVKATTTEKLGFTGRGEGIAAEAVCILSARA
- a CDS encoding aldo/keto reductase; protein product: MTTTLIPGHCTMMATKQYVTSFGKDCAAGHYSDFLNVHLQLSSIGLGTFPGAPVDEVDAQYADIVTEALTHGLNVIDTGAHYRYGRSAAAVGAGVRRAIEAGVKREQMFLVSKGGFLSFRDGRPDDLAAWFKTEVVDKGLGRVEDLTQAHCISPEYIGFQLELSRQLMGVETLDAFLIDQPEVHIPTIGKDQLNRKLEKVFMVLEQAVKDKKLRYYGISTFNGFRVETDDPLFQSITSMQGHAEKAARAIWKDDQAKHQFKVVQMPFNQVMQEGFTRFSQTTGQGNIGSTIQAAHQLGVYLMASHTMFKGHLATQAMDPVIQTMPMLKNHAQRAIQFNRSTPGVGTTLVGISTPTHLQDALDVAHVAPLEKTVYLKMYQRTE